In the genome of Bacillus thuringiensis, the window AAAGATTTCTTCAACAACATCTAAATAAGCTGTTTCGTCTAATCCTAATACCGCACTTGATGCTCCAACAGCAACCATGTTTTTCATTAATGATGTGCCTAATTCTGAAGCAATATCTGTAAACGGTATCACATATAGATTTACATCTGTATTATCAGGTATTGTTGGATTAAATTTCGCATCCGCAACCACAATTCCACCTGGACGTAGTTCGTGGAAGTTAAAATCAATTGTTTCTTGGTCAAAAGCAATTAAAATATCTAAATCATCTGAGATCGCTCGTACTTCTGTTGTACTTACACGAATTTTATTATTTGTATGGCCGCCTTTTATACGTGATGAGAAGTGGCGGTAACCGTATAGGTAATATCCTAATCGGTTTAATGCAATACAGAAGATTTCTCCTGTACTTTCAATTCCTTCACCTTGTTGGCCTCCAACTTTCCATGAAAGTTGACTAATCATCTCCTACACCCCTTTTGGCTGCATTCATTGTAGTGTATTTTTTTACAGTAATAGTTTAGCATTTTTTATGCAAATAAACTACAACGGACGCAAATTATGCCTCTTCTGATTTCCCTGAATCTTTAGTATAAAGCTATTTTGTTTTTCATTCTAGTATTAGGTCTTAAAAAAATCAATAATATCAAATGAATTTATTTTAATTTTTCTGAATCTTTAAAACAAAAACTCAAAAACTTATATGTTCAACAAAATTATCGTATAAAAATCGTTCGACCATAGATGCATCATAGTGTTTGTAAAGCTCATTAACTACATTTTCATACTCTCTATATGCCGTTAAATCTACAACCGTCTCCAAAATCCCATCAAAGTCTGAACCAAAGCCTATATTCTTTTCTCCACCTAAGGAACAAATATATTCAATATGTCTTACTATATCTGTTATATTCGCCTGTCTTTCGCTCGTTAAAAATTGCGGTACAAAAGTAACTCCAATCACGCTATTTTTCTTTATGAGTGCTCTAATTTGTTCATCATTTAAATTACGTGGATGTTGACAAAATTTATAGCAATTTGAATGAGATGCAATTGGGTTTTTAGCAATTTCTATAACATCCCAAAAGCTTCTTTCATTCAAGTGAGACACGTCAGTCCATAAATGTAACATATTCAGTTCTTGTACAATATGTTTCCCAAAGGTTGTTAAACCCGCTCCACGCGTCTCTAGCGCACCGTCAGCTAATAAATTGGCATAGTTCCATGTCAGCCCAAAGGAACGCACTCCCAATCGATAAAACAGCCGTAATTTCATTGCATCCTTTCCAATTGCTTCGCAACCTTCTAATGTTAACAGCGCTCCAATCTCGTCCTGTTTTAACATGTTAATATCATCTTTTGTCTGAATAAACTTCACACCCGGTAATGATAAAATTTCATTATAAAAAATATCTACCATTTGTAATGCCACTTCAAATCGTTTTTCATATAGCACCGTTTCTGGCACATATATAGCAAAACATTGTATACTCCCTTTTCTTTTCTTTAATTGTTCAAATGTAATATGTAATTGCGGATCGTTTTTAAAATCCTTTTTCCCCTGTGCACTCCATAACTGAAAGAGTACATCACAATGAGCATCAAAAATTTTCATTTCCATTCCTCCATTATAAAAACAACCTGTTTGCATACTGCAAACAGGTTGTTTAAACTTAACGAGGTTCTACAATTAATTTTATTGCTGTACGCTCTTCGCCATCAATCATAATATCTGTAAACGCTGGGATACAAATCAGGTCCAAACCACTAGGCGCTACAAATCCTCTTGCGATTGCTACTGCCTTTACCGCTTGGTTCAATGCACCTGCACCAATAGCTTGAATTTCTGCTGTTCCGCGTTCGCGAATAACACCTGCAAGTGCACCAGCTACAGAATTAGGGACCGACGTTGCTTTAACTTTTAATATTTCCATTCCGCGTTTCCTCCTCGTTTCTTTAAAAAGTATTAGCAATTATTTCACTTTAACTTATATTCACGAGGAATGGCGCGTATTCCTGCTAAATTTTCGTAATTTTTCTAAAAAATTAAAATATAATAACTTATCTAAAATTTAACGTTGATTTACTCAAAAAATGGTTGATCGTCATTAATTAAAATGCGCTCAATTTTCTTTGCTTTTCCTGTATTTGGATCCACATCAATTAACACTGCACTTAATTGCGTTCTACCACTTGTTACTTCAAATCGTACCGGTAAGTTCGTTAAAAACTTCTTCAATACCGCTTCTCGGTCCATACCTAATATTCCATCATATGGCCCTGTCATCCCAACATCTGTAATATATGCCGTTCCGCTTGGTAAAATACGGTTATCCGCTGTAGGGACATGCGTATGCGTACCTACTACTGCTGTAGCACGTCCATCTACATACCAACCTAGCGCTTGTTTTTCACTTGTAGTCTCCGCATGGAAATCAACAAAGATAATATTCGTACGTTTTTTCGCAATATTAATTAATTCATCCACTTTACGGAATGGACAATCAATCGGAGGAAGGAAAGTACGTCCTTGTAAGTTAATGACTGCAACTTCTTTTCCATTACAGTTCACAAAGATAAGTCCTTTTCCTGGAGTTCCTTCTGGGAAGTTAGCTGGTCTTGCAAGATATTTTGCATCATCGATGAATTCAAATACTTCACGATTATCCCAAGCATGGTTTCCAAGTGTAACTGCTTGCGCCCCACACTCTAAAAAGTTTCGATATATTTTTTCTGTAATCCCACGGCCACCTGCTGCGTTTTCTCCATTAATGATTGTTACTGTAGGTGTATATTTTTTCTTTAATGCCGGTACGTATTGTTGAATCATACCTCTACCAGGAGATCCTACTACATCCCCAACAAATAATATTCTCATATGTCTTACCCTTTCTATGTACTGCATTTTTTATTGCTATAGCATTAAGGAAATTCCTTATAATATGTTTATTATAAGTTTGTTTCACTTTTACGCTATATAACTAACTGTCTTTATTTTATCCAATTCCAACACAAAAAAATAAAGTGGTGTTTCACCACTTTATTTTGCGTATTCCACTGCACGTGTTTCACGAATAACAGTTACTTTAATATGTCCTGGATAATCCAGTTCATTTTCAATACGTTTTCGGATATCACGAGCTAAACGATGAGCTTCTAAATCATCGATTGTATCTGGTTTTACCAAAATACGAACTTCACGTCCTGCTTGAATTGCAAATGATTTTTCAACGCCTTCATAAGACTCTGAAATCTCTTCTAACTTTTCAAGACGACGAATGTAGTTTTCAAGCGTTTCACTACGAGCTCCCGGTCTTGCAGCTGATAAAGCATCTGCTGCTGCAACTAAAACTGCAATGATAGAAGTTGGTTCTGTGTCACCATGGTGAGATGCGATACTGTTTATAACTACAGGATGCTCTTTATATTTCGTTGCGAGTTCAACACCAATTTCAACGTGGCTACCTTCTACTTCATGGTCAATCGCTTTTCCGATATCATGTAATAGACCAGCACGTCTTGCTAGTTTTTCATCCTCGCCAAGTTCTGCTGCCATAAGTCCAGTTAAATATGCAACTTCCATAGAGTGTTTTAAGACGTTTTGTCCATAACTTGTACGGTATTTTAAACGACCTAAAATTTTAATTAAATCTGGGTGTAATCCGTGAACACCCACTTCAAACGTTGTTTGCTCTCCGACTTCGCGAATATACTCGTCCACTTCACGTCTTGATTTTTCGACCATCTCTTCAATACGCGCTGGGTGAATACGTCCGTCCTGTACTAGTTTATCAAGAGCGATACGAGCTGTTTCACGACGAATTGGATCGAATCCAGAAAGGATTACCGCCTCTGGTGTATCATCGATAATTAAGTCAATACCCGTTAACGTTTCTAACGTACGAATATTACGACCTTCACGCCCGATAATACGTCCCTTCATTTCGTCATTTGGAAGATTTACAACCGAAACGGTTGTTTCAGCAACATGATCAGCTGCACATCTTTGCATTGCAAGAGATAAAATCTCTTTTGCTTTCTTATCCGCTTCTTCTTTCGCGCGAACTTCACTTTCTTTTACCATAACAGCGATTTCATGAGAAACTTCATTTTCTACTTTACCAAGAATAATTGCTTTCGCTTGTTCGCGTGTCAGATTGGAAATGCGCTCTAATTCTGTTTGTTGCTTTTGAACTAACTCTCCCACTTTGCTTTCCAACTCTTCAATCTGTTGTTGTCTCGCTACAAGAGAATCCTCTTTCTTCTCTAACTGCTGCTCGCGTTTATCGAGCGTTTCGTCTTTACGATCAAGGTTCTCTTCTTTTTGCATTAAACGATTTTCTTGTTTTTGTAATTCGCTTCTACGGTCACGAATTTCTAATTCAGCTTCTGTACGAAGTGTATGAATTTCATCCTTTGCTTCTAAAAGCGCTTCTTTCTTAAGTGCTTCAGCCTCACGATTCGCTTCGTCTAGAATACGTTTCGCTTCATTAGCCGCACCATTAATCTTCGCTTCAGCAATAGACTTTCGAACAAAAAAGCCAACAACTGCACCGACTGTTGTTGCAAGCAAAATGGAGATGAGTATCCAAACTGTACTACTCATGATTTCACCTCCCCTTGCTATGAATGAAAAAAGACTGTCGGCATGTACATTAAATTACAATATACAGCAAAGACCGTCGTCCCGCTTTTTTAAGGGACTTTCTTCATTTCACAATTAAAATGTCATATTATTATTTCGGTAAGTTTTAAACCTTACTCCGAATATTACTTCTCTTCTTGAGAAGAGTATATCGTATATAAGAAAAAATATACATTCTCATTGTATCTATCGTAATTTTCATTGTCAAGCGTTGTCTACTTTTACTTTCTTTACCTTCAGTCCTGAATGTTATCTGAATTTGAAAAATTGATAGCATATTATCCTGGAAAACCTTAGTAAATACCATTTTATTCCCTTAAAACGCATGAATATTCCTCTTTACACATCCCATTTGAGTCAAAAAAATATTTTAGCCACTACGATAAATACCCCTTTAATAGAAGGTAAAAAATAAAAGACACGGGACCCGTGTCTTTTATTTTTTAATCTTGAAGAGTTGAATCTTCCGTGTCTTCCACACCAGAATCTTCACCAATTCCGTGATGATCACGAACAAAGAAGGCAATTTCCTCTCTTAAGTCCGTATTCTCTTTTAAGAATTGCTTCGAATTTTCACGACCTTGTCCTAAACGTTCTTCATTATAAGAATACCAAGCACCGCTCTTTTGAACGATATCAAGCTCAGAAGCCATATCCAAGATTTCACCTTCTCTTGAAATACCTTCTCCGTACATAATATCAACTTCAGCAACACGGAATGGTGGCGCTACTTTATTTTTCACTACTTTTACTTTTGTTTTATTACCAACGATGTCGTTACCTTGCTTTAATTGCTCCGCACGACGCACTTCAAGACGGACAGTTGAATAGAATTTCAACGCACGACCACCTGGAGTTGTTTCTGGGTTCCCAAACATAACCCCAACTTTTTCACGAATTTGGTTAATAAAGATTGCAATTGTTTTTGATTTGTTGATTGCTCCTGAAAGCTTACGAAGTGCTTGTGACATTAAACGTGCTTGTAAACCTACGTGTGAGTCACCCATGTCGCCTTCAATCTCTGCTTTCGGTACAAGAGCTGCTACAGAGTCAATTACGATAATGTCAACCGCACCACTTCGTACAAGTGCTTCTGCGATTTCTAATCCTTGCTCCCCTGTATCAGGCTGTGATAATAGTAATTCATCTATGTTAACGCCTAATTTTTGTGCATATACAGGATCCATTGCGTGCTCCGCATCGATGAATGCTGCTTGTCCACCTTGACGTTGTACTTCTGCAATTGCATGTAATGAAACTGTCGTTTTACCTGAACTTTCAGGTCCGTAAATTTCGATAATACGGCCACGTGGGTATCCGCCTACCCCTAGCGCCACATCAAGTGCTAAAGAACCACTTGAAATTGTAGAAATTCTACGTTCCGCTTGTTCTCCTAATTTCATAATTGAACCTTTACCGAATTGCTTCTCTATTTGTTTTAACGCCATATCTAATGCCGCTTGACGATCACTCATTCAAAATTCCTCCTTAACTGAATTGCTAATCTTATTATACCTATTTTCAATTCAATTTGCCAACAAAAATCGAACATTTATTCGATTTTTTTATTTTCCATCACACAAATACGGAATTTAACTATAAAAAAAGCTAGAAGAAACTTATATCTCTTCTAGCTTTTTATATAAATGATAAAATCCATATTTTGCTGATCGTTCTCTAATTTGTTGACGACTTCCACTTAAATTAAGAGGAAAGACTGCAGTTTGTTCACCATTAATCGCTAATCCAACAAATACTGTTCCTGGCTCTTTCTGTTCTGAAGCATCTGGCCCTGCTACCCCAGTGAAACTAATTCCGATATCCGCTTTTAATAAATCCTTAACATTTTCAGCAAGATAACGAGCACATTCTTTACTAACTGCACCATCAGTATGCAACACTTCTTCAGGCACACGTAAAACATGTTGCTTCACATCATTATGATAACAAATGACACCGCCCTTAAATACAGAAGAAACACCAGCATTTTCAGTTACTTGATTTCCAAAAAGACCACCTGTTAAACTTTCTGCACATGCTAAAGTTAACCCTTTTCTCTTCAATAACTCGATTGCCTTATAATGCAAAAATTCTTGGTCATATCCGTAGAAAAATTCTCCTACTCTTTCTAAAATCAAATCTTCCACATGTTGAATTAGTTTCTCCGCTTCGCTAACATTTTGATGCTTAGCGGTTAAACGTAATGTCACTTCTCCATCATTTGCTAGCGGGGCAATTGTTGGGTTTGTTTGTCCATCAATTAAATCTTGAACTTTCACCTCTAATTGGGACTCCCCAATACCGAAGAAACGAAGCACACGAGAATAAATGTTTTCTCCTGTTGTAAAATTACGTAAAAAAGGCTCTACGTAACTTACATACATTGGTTTCATTTCTTTTGGCGGCCCTGGTAATAAAATATAAACTTTTCCGTTCTTATTTACCCCCATACCCGGCGCCATACCGTGGTCATTTGCAAATACTGTTGCTCCATTTAAAACGAGCGCTTGCTTTTTATTATTCTCCGTAAATTCACGGCCTGTACGCTTAAAGTAATTACTTATTAAGGCTAATGCCTTTTCATCATACACAAGCTTTTCATCTAAACTAGCCGCTATCGTTTCTTTCGTTAAATCATCTTTTGTCGGTCCTAATCCACCTGTAAAAATAAGTATATCAGCACGTTCTTCCGCAGCTTCAATCGCCTTTTGCAGTCGCTTATTATTATCACCAACAACAGTATGATAGTAAACGTTAATTCCAATTGAAGCCAACTTTTCAGATAAAAACTGGGCATTTGTATTTGCAATTTGTCCAAGTAATAATTCAGTTCCAACCGCAATAATCTCAGCATTCATCCCAATTCCCCCATAAACTTCTATTTTGAGTTTACAAAAGCAGCTCTATTCTTCCAGAAATAATCCCATCCTGAAATAACAGTAAAGATTAATGCAATCCATATGAAGATATCAGCAACTGGAATATGGATTAAATT includes:
- a CDS encoding dipeptidase encodes the protein MQTGCFYNGGMEMKIFDAHCDVLFQLWSAQGKKDFKNDPQLHITFEQLKKRKGSIQCFAIYVPETVLYEKRFEVALQMVDIFYNEILSLPGVKFIQTKDDINMLKQDEIGALLTLEGCEAIGKDAMKLRLFYRLGVRSFGLTWNYANLLADGALETRGAGLTTFGKHIVQELNMLHLWTDVSHLNERSFWDVIEIAKNPIASHSNCYKFCQHPRNLNDEQIRALIKKNSVIGVTFVPQFLTSERQANITDIVRHIEYICSLGGEKNIGFGSDFDGILETVVDLTAYREYENVVNELYKHYDASMVERFLYDNFVEHISF
- the spoVS gene encoding stage V sporulation protein SpoVS; translated protein: MEILKVKATSVPNSVAGALAGVIRERGTAEIQAIGAGALNQAVKAVAIARGFVAPSGLDLICIPAFTDIMIDGEERTAIKLIVEPR
- a CDS encoding TIGR00282 family metallophosphoesterase; amino-acid sequence: MRILFVGDVVGSPGRGMIQQYVPALKKKYTPTVTIINGENAAGGRGITEKIYRNFLECGAQAVTLGNHAWDNREVFEFIDDAKYLARPANFPEGTPGKGLIFVNCNGKEVAVINLQGRTFLPPIDCPFRKVDELINIAKKRTNIIFVDFHAETTSEKQALGWYVDGRATAVVGTHTHVPTADNRILPSGTAYITDVGMTGPYDGILGMDREAVLKKFLTNLPVRFEVTSGRTQLSAVLIDVDPNTGKAKKIERILINDDQPFFE
- the rny gene encoding ribonuclease Y, with amino-acid sequence MSSTVWILISILLATTVGAVVGFFVRKSIAEAKINGAANEAKRILDEANREAEALKKEALLEAKDEIHTLRTEAELEIRDRRSELQKQENRLMQKEENLDRKDETLDKREQQLEKKEDSLVARQQQIEELESKVGELVQKQQTELERISNLTREQAKAIILGKVENEVSHEIAVMVKESEVRAKEEADKKAKEILSLAMQRCAADHVAETTVSVVNLPNDEMKGRIIGREGRNIRTLETLTGIDLIIDDTPEAVILSGFDPIRRETARIALDKLVQDGRIHPARIEEMVEKSRREVDEYIREVGEQTTFEVGVHGLHPDLIKILGRLKYRTSYGQNVLKHSMEVAYLTGLMAAELGEDEKLARRAGLLHDIGKAIDHEVEGSHVEIGVELATKYKEHPVVINSIASHHGDTEPTSIIAVLVAAADALSAARPGARSETLENYIRRLEKLEEISESYEGVEKSFAIQAGREVRILVKPDTIDDLEAHRLARDIRKRIENELDYPGHIKVTVIRETRAVEYAK
- the recA gene encoding recombinase RecA, with protein sequence MSDRQAALDMALKQIEKQFGKGSIMKLGEQAERRISTISSGSLALDVALGVGGYPRGRIIEIYGPESSGKTTVSLHAIAEVQRQGGQAAFIDAEHAMDPVYAQKLGVNIDELLLSQPDTGEQGLEIAEALVRSGAVDIIVIDSVAALVPKAEIEGDMGDSHVGLQARLMSQALRKLSGAINKSKTIAIFINQIREKVGVMFGNPETTPGGRALKFYSTVRLEVRRAEQLKQGNDIVGNKTKVKVVKNKVAPPFRVAEVDIMYGEGISREGEILDMASELDIVQKSGAWYSYNEERLGQGRENSKQFLKENTDLREEIAFFVRDHHGIGEDSGVEDTEDSTLQD
- a CDS encoding competence/damage-inducible protein A; translation: MNAEIIAVGTELLLGQIANTNAQFLSEKLASIGINVYYHTVVGDNNKRLQKAIEAAEERADILIFTGGLGPTKDDLTKETIAASLDEKLVYDEKALALISNYFKRTGREFTENNKKQALVLNGATVFANDHGMAPGMGVNKNGKVYILLPGPPKEMKPMYVSYVEPFLRNFTTGENIYSRVLRFFGIGESQLEVKVQDLIDGQTNPTIAPLANDGEVTLRLTAKHQNVSEAEKLIQHVEDLILERVGEFFYGYDQEFLHYKAIELLKRKGLTLACAESLTGGLFGNQVTENAGVSSVFKGGVICYHNDVKQHVLRVPEEVLHTDGAVSKECARYLAENVKDLLKADIGISFTGVAGPDASEQKEPGTVFVGLAINGEQTAVFPLNLSGSRQQIRERSAKYGFYHLYKKLEEI